A stretch of Aerococcus christensenii DNA encodes these proteins:
- a CDS encoding adaptor protein MecA: MEMEYINENTMRVFLRDEDLKDRGVCLVDLFKDQSLVENFFMNVLEEADVNHRFKNSDALTFQVMPSQGGIDLYISKAQIDENTLTPEPEKETINSLINNLTESIASHVPASDGHIETESCGTLEKATLVFDKWEDFLLFAKAFQNKEVEVDLYNYQKKFYAIIALPTTLYSETEIQDLLYVALEYGVISPIDASLIREYGKLLIGYNAHSTIARYFS, from the coding sequence ATGGAAATGGAATATATTAACGAGAATACCATGCGAGTCTTTTTGAGAGACGAAGATTTGAAAGACCGCGGAGTATGTTTAGTCGACCTCTTTAAAGACCAAAGTCTTGTCGAAAATTTCTTCATGAATGTTTTAGAAGAAGCCGATGTGAATCACCGCTTCAAGAATTCAGATGCGCTAACTTTCCAAGTGATGCCTTCTCAAGGCGGTATTGACCTTTATATTTCTAAAGCACAAATCGATGAAAATACCCTCACTCCCGAACCCGAAAAAGAAACGATTAATTCTCTTATCAATAATTTAACGGAAAGTATAGCGTCTCATGTGCCTGCTTCCGATGGCCACATCGAAACAGAAAGCTGTGGTACCCTAGAGAAAGCAACTTTGGTTTTCGACAAGTGGGAAGATTTCCTGCTCTTTGCTAAAGCTTTCCAAAATAAGGAAGTGGAAGTAGATCTCTATAACTATCAGAAGAAGTTCTACGCGATTATTGCCCTTCCTACGACTCTTTATAGTGAGACAGAAATTCAAGATTTACTGTACGTGGCCCTCGAATACGGTGTGATCTCGCCTATCGATGCTTCCCTTATTCGAGAATATGGCAAATTATTAATCGGCTATAATGCTCACTCTACGATTGCTCGTTATTTTAGTTAG
- a CDS encoding thiamine-binding protein, whose translation MHCSIALQILPQYVDEKKLLEVVDKVIRYLESQVSPENITVSPFETTLQGDYDDLMALLKKAIQLAGEDGVEIFANVKVSYCEKGDVLTIEDKLSPYRD comes from the coding sequence TTGCATTGTAGTATAGCTCTTCAGATTTTGCCGCAATATGTCGACGAAAAGAAGCTGTTAGAGGTTGTCGATAAAGTGATTCGCTATCTAGAGAGTCAAGTCTCCCCAGAAAACATCACCGTTTCTCCTTTTGAAACGACTCTTCAAGGAGATTACGACGACTTGATGGCTCTCCTCAAAAAAGCCATCCAACTGGCAGGGGAAGATGGCGTAGAGATCTTCGCTAATGTGAAGGTTTCCTATTGTGAGAAGGGAGATGTCTTAACTATCGAAGATAAACTTTCCCCTTATCGAGACTAA